One window of Flavobacterium ammonificans genomic DNA carries:
- a CDS encoding TrmH family RNA methyltransferase, producing MVSKNQIKFISGLQQKKQRLIHKMFVAEGVKVVQELLDADFELHQLYTTEDDFKSVNDSKKQIVSADDLKKISALTTASSCLAVFKIPEQKELYQSGLIVALDAIRDPGNLGTIIRLCDWFGIQQLICSNETVDVYNPKVVQATMGSISRVNVSYINLEDFISTTSLPVFGTFMNGENIYSTTLPKEGIIVMGNEANGISKEVENSIQHRLTIPRFGTLQKTESLNVATATAIILSEFRRVSL from the coding sequence ATGGTTAGTAAAAACCAAATAAAGTTTATATCGGGTCTTCAGCAAAAAAAACAACGTTTAATTCATAAAATGTTTGTAGCAGAAGGGGTAAAGGTTGTTCAAGAATTACTAGATGCCGATTTTGAATTACATCAGTTATATACCACTGAAGATGATTTCAAATCTGTTAACGACAGTAAAAAACAAATTGTTTCAGCGGATGATTTAAAAAAAATCAGCGCCTTAACAACAGCTAGTTCTTGTTTAGCAGTTTTTAAAATTCCTGAACAAAAGGAATTATATCAGTCGGGTTTGATTGTAGCCTTAGATGCTATCAGAGATCCAGGCAACTTAGGAACTATAATTCGCTTATGCGATTGGTTTGGCATACAACAATTGATTTGTTCAAATGAAACGGTTGATGTTTATAATCCGAAAGTAGTCCAAGCGACTATGGGTTCAATTTCTCGTGTCAATGTGAGTTATATTAATTTAGAAGATTTTATTTCCACAACTTCACTCCCTGTTTTTGGAACGTTTATGAATGGCGAAAATATTTATTCTACAACCTTACCTAAAGAAGGGATTATTGTGATGGGTAACGAGGCAAATGGAATTTCAAAAGAAGTAGAAAATAGCATTCAACATCGATTAACAATTCCTCGTTTTGGAACTCTTCAAAAAACAGAAAGTTTGAATGTTGCCACAGCCACAGCTATAATTTTAAGTGAATTTAGAAGGGTTTCGCTTTAA